CACGCTGAAGACATATCCAGAAAGGACCCACGGAGGGTCCTAGACTACCTCTCATGTCCACGCCACTCAGTGGCCAGGGCACATGGACCAGCAGACTTCTTCAAACAGTCCTGAGAGTTAACATGGTCACCTGCTTGTCACAGATGGGGACACCGAGGCAGAACCGGTCAGCAGGGAGACCTGCTCTGAGCTTGTTTGGGCTCTGAAGTCCCCTATACTTAGAGACCCTCTGTACCCCACCTTCTGAGGTGAGAGAGTTTTAGTGCAGAGTGGAAAGCCGGGTGTGGTCCAGTGGCTTCCCTCCTGCAGAGCCGCGCTTTGTTCCATCTGGTGGTGGCCCTGTCTTCAGGCTCACCACCATCCCGTGTCCCAACCCAGCTACTCCGGGGCTGGGCACATGCAGAGCCCACCTTTACCCAAGCGCAGCCTCTCTCTGCCCCAGAGATGAAGTGCCCAGCCTATGGTCCAGAGCAGCAGTCGCCTCGACAGGCAACGCCCACTTCCTGGAGGCAACAATGCTGCGCCCTGCCTCCCCGGGAGAGCTGGCACACGGCCGGGCGCCAAGGGCGGGCTCAGTGAGGCCCTGTCCCGGCCCGGCTGGGATAGTGGCATCTTTGGTGCTTCGGCCCCACGGGCGGCCCCTAGGTCGCCGAGCCCAGTGAGTCTGAGTGCAGCGTGACGTAGCCCGAGGACTCGGACGGCGAGCTCAGGaagctgctggtgctgctgccgCCGCCTGCTGCATGCAAGCCCCCGGACTCGCCCCACGACGCGCTGAGGCCCGTCCGCAGAGGTCCGGCGTGCCCATGCGTGGCGGGGCGCGGCCCGGGGCTTGGCTGCGAGCCGGCGCCACCAGGGGGCGCCGCGTCCTCGGCCGGCGGGGCGCTGTCAGGAGCGGCGGAGGCGCGCGAGGGGAAGGGCAGCGGCGGGGCAGGCGGGCGGCGCAGGGCCTGCGGCTCGCGCTCGAAGGCCGTCAGCGCGAAGGCGTCAGGCAGCAGCGAGGCCGAGGCGCAGCGGGCGCCAGGCCCAGAGCGACGGCGCGGGCTGCTGGGGGGCGAGTCACGGGCACGGCACTGGCCGCCATCCAGGGCCGGGGGGCGCAGCGACAGTAGGCTCTCGGCCGAGCGGCGGCGCGCGCGAAATGGGGGCGCGTCCTCCGCGAAGGCCAGCAGGCTGTCGTGGCCCCGGTCGGGCCCGGCGGGCAGCACCAGGGCAGCCAGGTCCTCACCGGAGACCCAGCGTGGCAGGAAGGTGGGCAGCGGGATGGCAGCCCACACGTCCGCATCGTCGTGAGAGAAGCGTCGTGTGGGCGGGACCTGTCAGGACCGATGGGGTTAACCTGGGCTGTCCTTCTGGAAAATAGGGACCCACGGCTCCCTACACGGGACAAGGCAGCCTATGGGTCAGGGACCACACCTGGGGCAAGGCACCCCGATTCTCTTTAGGGCAAGTGATAATCTCTCCGAGCCCCTCAGTGTTGTCATTTGTACCTTGGGTCATTTGGGGAGAAGACCCTTTGAGTGGGGTGCTGAGCCCCAGGAAAATAACAGAGGTGCAGGACGGACCACTCTCCCAGAGCACAAGGGAACATGGCGACAGGGGCTAGGGTGCCCCACCTTTACAGGCTGCAGACCCGGGGCCAGCCCACCCTGGGAGGGTGAAAGCCACCCACTGGAGCTGTGGCAGGCATGAGATGCACTTGGGGAGATCAGCATGCCCCCCCAGTCCCACATTCTGACAGCATGCTCTGGGTCCCTACCTGCAGGTACTGCATCTTGTCCTCCTGCAAGGGCCGCATCGGGTAGAACTGGGGCAGGCCCCCCTCCAGGGAGAACTCATAGTTGGCCACCCTGTCCAGGGCCACAAATTCACCCCCACAGCTGTAGTCGAGGGAGCGCTCCAGCACCAGGTCCGGGGGCATGCCACCCTCCAGGCTGGAATCTGCAGGGTTGGACAGACGCTTAGGGCCACAGAAACTTGGGGGCATCCAAAGGTGAGTCCAGGGACCCCCACAGGCACAGCTGGGGCAGAGGGCTGGTTAGTGGGAAAGAAGGGCAgtgtcctgggttcaaatcccgacTCTACCACTCTTCAGCTGTGGGACTGGGGAAGTCATACACTGAACAAGTCCCCTCATCAGTGGGGGTGGACCTGAGATAGCCTCATGAGCTTTGGGGGACTAAATACAAGGGGctgacagtgcctggcacgtagcagGGTAACACTGTCCTTGCTGGGGGAGATAGGACCTGGGCATGCAGGAGCCACTGGGGACCCCTAAGGTTGGAAGCTTGGCACACATGCAGCCTGGTGTCCCCAGCAACTGCCTGGGGCAGGCAAGCAGGACAGAGGGTGCCCCATGATACACTTAGGTCCCTTAGAGGTTCAAGGACTTTGGGGGGTGTTACAGGGGGTGTCTGGCAGTTGAGAATGGGATCACTTCAGGGCCATGGGGTAGTCAGCCAACAGCCGTTATCCCAATGACTCAAGTGACCTCACCCAGATGCCACTCGGTATCCTCACCATCGTCCGAATCCTCCTCATTGGCCATGAGGGCCATGCACTTCTCCCAGACGGCCTTGAGGTCGGCACGGTAGCGGTCACAGGCCCACAGGAATATGGGCAGCAGGAGGGCCTGGGTCACCGAGCACCACAACACACACAGTGCCATCCAGGGCGCTGAGGTGTCTGCCCGCAGGCTGCTGAAGCTCACCACCTGTGGACACAGTGGTCGGCCTGGCACCTGGCAGGACCCCCGTCACACAgctccccctcccagccccagttCTCTCCTGGATGGCAGGTCTGACTGCCACCGGCAGACAGAGCTCTAGGTTCTAGGGCAGGAGAGAGTCATAGTGTGAGGGGAGAAGGCGCTGCCCACTGAGAGCTGCTGGCTGCCAAGATAAGCAGTCACAGCCCTGTGTGAGCACAGCCCTTCGCAGGGTACCAGGTAGCACTGGGTGTGCATTTCCTCATGTGACCCTCATGACTGCCCGAGGACAGAAGTAGGGGCATGGATTATCACCCTCGTTTtgggaagaggaaactgaagcttcgAGAACCAAGTCTGAAGCCTCCCAGTTCAGGGACCTTTCTGCCTTTCCTGCTCCTCCATGGCCAGTGGCTTCTTGGCCCGGCCCTACTCTGGGGGTCTAGGCCTTGGACCCCAGAGGAGGATCAGAGCAGTTTCTGAGATCAGAGGGTCCAGCCAGGCAGTCTTTGTGTCACTGCCCAGGGTCCCTCGTTCGTCCTCTCCCATTCCCCCATCCAGAGTGATATTTAACTATCCCCCCCACCCCGTCAAAGAGGAAGTGGGCATGATGCAGACATCAAGTTGGTTCTATTATGTGAGTGAGCTGCGTGCTCCTCAGAAAGTccctctctggggctcagtttcttcatctgtgaaacggGCAAAGAACACTCCACAGGGTGAGACAAAGATTCCAGACCCTGTACCAGGCCTGCTGCAGAGTGGGCTCCCGAAACGGTACCCCTTTCCTACCCTGAAGAGAAGCTGCGGGTGCCCTTACCCACTACTGGCTCTGCCATTTCACACATGCTCCTTCTCTTCATCAGCACAGAGGCTGGGGACGCGGGGGCCCCACTGCAAACAGGAGGACCCTGTACCCAGGGGGCACCGGGCCCACTGAGCGTGGTAGCAGGTCACCAGGGGCTGCATCCCAAGTGTGTGCCCTGACTATGAGGTTGCCACCGCACCTATCACCTTCTTGAGCTCGTGTTGTACAATGTTGAGGGACACAGCCCTGTCCAGCTGCTTGGTCCTTGCCCCTACACCTATACCTGTTCTGCTCCAGACCCTTCGGGGGGCTGGGCTGGAGCCCCATGGGTGGGAAGACTTGGCTACTGGGTCTAGACTTCATTCTTGGGCCAGACCTGGGTCCAGCCTCACTGGCAGGATACCAGGCAGCCTCGCTGGATGTTGGACCTTTGTTGGCAGGCCTTCCTCAGACCAGCCCTCACCTTGACTTTCCTGAGACCCTGGGATCAAGCCCAACTCTCTTTGAATGTCTACATTCAAAGCCTGCCCTGCCTCCCAATTCAGCACCAAAGCCTATTCTGCCATAACAAAGTCCTGCTCTGTCCATCCTAGGACCTGGACCCACCGGGAAGCCTGAGGGCATGTTACCCCACTTTCCATTCCCTCTGCATCGAATGGGCCTCATTTAGGTGAGGAAAAGTCCCCCAGCAGTGTGGCAGAAAGACCCTGGGCTATGTAGTCACCTGAGGTGGGTACAAGCCCCACCACGCGGCCCAGACTTTAGGTGGGTCATCTTCTCTGAATCTTGGTTTCCAAGCTTGTAAAATGGGGCTGCTGCTGATGCCCCCCTAAAGGACTGGGTGTGAGGATTCATGGCCTGATGTCTGCAGTGTGCCCACCCCACGGCCGTCCGAGCCCACGCCTCCCAACAGCCTCCCCCCAACCAACGGGCTCACCCACCAGCACGGGGAAGCCCATGAGGCAGTCGTAGATGACGACGATGGTGGCCACCAAGCCCGTGATCTGCAGCGAGGTCTTGGCGGGCTCAGAGCCATCGATGGAAGAGCGCCGCTTGCCCTGCGCGTCCTCCACCACGATGGTGGGCACAGTGAAGGCGCGGCGGTCAGCGCGGTGCCCCACCTGTGCAGCCAGTGTCTGGAAGAGGGCCATGGCCGTGCAGACCACGCCCATGGCCACGCTGCCGCCCACCAGCAGCAGGAAGCAGACGCCGAAGCCCAGGCCAATCTCAGCCACGATGAAGCGGCAGCCGTGGGCGTAGAACCGCTCGCTCGTGTCATGCCAGCCGACAGCAGGCAGGGCCGACAGGATGAACGACACCATCCAGATGCCCATGACCGTGTGCACCGCCTGCTTCTTGGCATTGCTCAGACTGacacggggtggggggaggacagaGGGACCCAATGTCACTCACAGGGTCTCCCCAGACCCCCGGGTACCTGCACAGGATCCCCAACTGCCCTGGCCCCCAGTACATCATAAGCATGACACAATCAGCATGGCAGGGTGTGTCCCTTGCACAGGGGACACTTGTGCAGTGTCACACATCCCTCTTACCAAGCATGTATGTACGGGGCACAGCACACCCAAGCATCCTTACATGTACATGGCCCCCGCAGCCCAGAGCAGCCCCTCCTGAGCCCCCCTGACCGCCTCCAGCACAACACAGGTGTGGCACACCACAGGGGGCACGGCCACCACACGGAGGGCATTTGTGCACACAGGTACATACACCAGGTGTCTTCATGTCCACGCCCACAGGTGCCCGTCCAGGAACCCCAGACACTCAAGTGCACGTGTGCACACGCCCAGGAGCTCACCGATAGTTGACGGGCCAGCGGACCATCCACATGCGGTGGTAGGAGAGGGAAGTGACGGAGAAGCAGGTGGCCAGGGTGAGGGTGTAGAAGGTGGAGACGAAGACCTTGCAGAGGCCCTCGTTCCACTCGTAGTCGGGGCGCTGTCGCCGCAGCTGTACCACGGCGTAGGTGGCGATGGGCACCGCCACATTGAGCATGTGGGTGGCTGCGAGCGTGCACAGCAGGAACTCCAGTGGCTTCCACTTCTTCTGCTTGGCACCCACACTGAGGATGCCCCAGGCGTTGGCCAGCAGGGAGAGGCCTCCGCACGCCAGCCAGCCCACCGCGCTGCCAGGCAGCCGCCGCTCATCACTCATGGTGCAGACGGGAGCTGGCGGGCGGCTGGGGCATCGTCTTTAGAGTCAGGCCTCGGCTCGGAGCAGCAGCCCTCACACCTGGGAGCCCGGGGACACCAGGGACGACGAGCATCTGCAGTGGGAGAGAAGCCAGTGAGTGCTCAGCAACTCCCTCTGGCCACAGCGTCAGGGCTCCTGGGAGAGGAAGACGGGGGAGTCCCCCCAGTGTGCCATTTGCTGTCTGGTCCTGGCTTGGGCTGGgctgcttctccctcctctcccctctgtgGCCTCCTGCCCATGTCACTGGCCCCCCAGGGGACATACACAGAGGTGCCTAATAAGTGCATGTTCCCACACTTCTACCCACTCCTGGTCAAGGCTTGGAGTCTGGGCTTCCTTCCAGGCCCGCCGTGTCCTCAGGGAACCAGCCAGGCTGGGCCCCGATGGGCATACTTGCCCCAGTGTGCCCTGGTCCTCTCGCCAGCAAACGTCCCAAATCTTTGCACAGCCCTCACGAGGCTTCTCCACTGCACATTGGAGGCCCTCAATTTCATTTGTCCCACTGCATTTGGCCAAATGAGGATGTGCCTGGGAGAATGAGTCCCCTAAACCTCCCCTGCGAGGGAGGAGTGATCTGGGGACCACTTTCAGGACCAACCTGGAAAAGGGCAGCCTGCTTTGCCTCCAGCTGGCCTTCCACATCCGGGCACAGCTGGAAGGCCCCAGCACTGCCACACGCTGGGGTTCAAACTAAGCTCCAGCATTCTAGCTCTGTGGTTCGAGCAAAGTCCTGTACTCATGTTCTCTTCCTTCAAGGAGGCTGGACTGGACAGGCACGCCATCTCTTAAGCCCTGGGTCAGGTCTTGCACACAGTGGGTGGTCAGTGTTATGCGCGGACGTGTTGGGCAGCATGGGCCTGTAGGTAGCCCAGGCATCAGACCTTGACCCAAGGAGGAACTGCTGACGGCCTGTGGACATGAGCCTGGGACATAGGATGGTAGGCAGGAGGCATGTGTTGGGGAGTTGCCCCATCCTGCCTGAGGGCTGGGCAGTgagtccctccctcctccttcccagccagGCAGCACTCAGCTGCCTCCCTGTGGGGAGTGCTGGCCAGTCCTTCTGATGGGAGGCTCCCACAGGACCCTCTGGCCACAGCCTGGAGCAGGCCGCGTGGGGAGAAGCATACATTAAGTGAAGGCCCACTGTGTGTTCCGCCTCCACTTGGCCCTTCTCACTGGGAGCCTGTTTAATATCACTGGCTACACTTCTCCTGCCCTTGACGCTTATGGGTGCCTACTGTACCAAACACAGCCACGTGTTTCCAGCTTGGGATGGATAGGCCACTGCAGGACCCTGGCGCTCAGAGCACAGGAAGCAACACTTCCCAGCAcgctgccaggcactgtgcttgtcTTGTCTGAGGTTCTTTTGGTCTGTCTATAGCCTCCCCCCgacccctctccacccccaacacCGAGGGACCTCTGAGGGATGTGTCTCATTTATCTTGGTGCCTCTGCTTCAGGTCTGCCCAGACCCCTGCCCCAGGGGAGCAGCTCATTCTGGACCACACTAGTGTCCCTTAAGGGCCTTCTAAGGGGCTTGGGGGACTTCTGGGGCAGCGACTTTCTTCCCAAACAGGCAGCTTCTGCTTGCACGGCAgcctttccttccccaccccagacccTCCAACTGGCCATTCTGGTGTCTAGCAAACCTCCTGACCTCAGTATACAGAGGCCACACAGTGTGGGGTAAGAGCCTCTAGACTCCAACTCCAGCCCCCGACCAGTTCCTTGACtcagctgggcctcagttttcttctctgtaagcAGGACACGATAGTACCTACCTTGAAAAGCATTGTGGGTAGTTAATAAGCTATGCCAGAGAAAGTGCTTAGAATGGACCCGGGCACACAGTAAGCGCTCAGTGGATGCTTGCCATGTCTGTACTCAAGCGCACCCAGCCCACTGATGTATGCTGTCTGCCTCTTAAGACACTGAGCTTAGAGGTGTGGGTGAACCTCAGACCTGGCGGCGGACAGCCCAGCTTTGGGGGTGAGGAGGCCAAAGGGCTGCACCAAGCCCCGTGGAGTGACTGGCAGCCTGATGGGGGCCCAGAGCAGGCGGTGTGTGGGCGCTGCTGTGGGCCAGAGGCTGCAGATACCAGTGGTGTTTGTATTACCAAATAGGAAACTGGATTCAGCATGCACCTGTGTGACCAGCATCTTTTTACACGTGTACTGGGCCATCACCTCAGATGCCCAAGCAGGCTCTGTCTGTCCTGTGACcctgggcccagcccagcccagccccagcgcACCCGGCTCCTGGGCACAGCCTTTCACAGTGCCAGTTCTTCCCCTCCTCTAACCTAATGGTGCTTCATTGCAGGGCAAGGCTTTGGGTCTGTGAGCAGGGGAACATGCCCTGTGGGGAGACGGAGGAACAGGCACACTCCCCCCAGTTAGCATCCCCACTGATTGTGGGTGCTGGATAATATCATCACCTCCATTTTTAAAGATGGTCaagcagaggcagagaaaggtaAAACCATTTGCCCAAGCTATTATGTGTGGGAGCCAGGATCCAAACTTCGCCTGACATAAAAATCCTGGCCTCCCAAACTCCAAAATGCTCAGGAACAGGAATTTCTGGGGTTTGTTTCTTGAGTTAAGGTGGTCTTTCTGAGCCTCCTACCTCTGCAGGGTGGGCCCTACTGCCCCTCACtacagatgggaacactgaggctTGGAGCCCAGTGCAGCACAGGGAGGCAGTGTGAGGGCTGCGTTTGGGGCCTGGGACTCCTGAGTGTGGTGGTCCTGGGATGGGAGAAGAATGTcactggggtgagggtggggagtggaTACCAAGGTCTCTAATTTCAGAAAGAGAGGGGTCTGGCTCTGTGGGAACATGGAGTTCCCCTTCCTCCAGGTTGGTGACCAGAGACCCATAGATCACACACAtgctctttgttctttcttcacaGGAAGCAGGGGACACTTGGGGACAGACTCCAGGCTGGGCTCTGGACAGTGGGATCCGCACCCAGGGTGTTACCACCCCTAGCTGGTAAGTTTCTCCTGCATCACTCACACTGTCCCCACCGCATTTCAAGATGGagcttctccctcccccacaactGGGAGATTgttcctttcccccacccccacctcccagcaaGTCGCAGGGCAGGCTGCAGGTGTATCAGGCCTGGGACCCAATGGGTCCAGAAGACTCCCTCCGCGGGGTCTGCGGGCGGGCCTGCGCGTGACGTCAGGGCCCCCGGCCAATGAGGACGCGTGGCCCCAGGGCTCTATTGCGCAACAAAAGAGGACCCAGAACTTGAAAGGATTCCCCGGGCTCGGTCCCCCGCCCCCGGGCTGCTCTCCGCCCGCGCCGCTGACAACCGGTCCCGCTGTGCCCGGCCCGAGCGCCGCCCAGGGTGGGGCTCGCAGCGCGGAGCCTCCGCATCTCCGTCACGCCCCCTACCTCCGCGGTCCCTACTCCTCGTTGCTCAGAATTCCCCCGCCAGACCCGGCGCGCCCTTGCCTGCAGGTCTAACCCCAGCGGGGCCTCCATCCCTGCCCAGCCCCGAAGACTCGTCAAAGCGACGGCTCGGGGAGCCGGACACAAGCGGGACTGCGGTTCCCGGACGCCCCCCCTACCGGGCCACGCTGGGTAGGGGTGGGTTCGGCCATCCCCGCCCTCTGCAAGTAAGCCCCCCGGGCGGCGCTGCTAGGCCTGGAGGCTAGGGGGACGGAGAAA
The Rhinolophus ferrumequinum isolate MPI-CBG mRhiFer1 chromosome 9, mRhiFer1_v1.p, whole genome shotgun sequence genome window above contains:
- the GPR153 gene encoding probable G-protein coupled receptor 153; protein product: MSDERRLPGSAVGWLACGGLSLLANAWGILSVGAKQKKWKPLEFLLCTLAATHMLNVAVPIATYAVVQLRRQRPDYEWNEGLCKVFVSTFYTLTLATCFSVTSLSYHRMWMVRWPVNYRLSNAKKQAVHTVMGIWMVSFILSALPAVGWHDTSERFYAHGCRFIVAEIGLGFGVCFLLLVGGSVAMGVVCTAMALFQTLAAQVGHRADRRAFTVPTIVVEDAQGKRRSSIDGSEPAKTSLQITGLVATIVVIYDCLMGFPVLVVSFSSLRADTSAPWMALCVLWCSVTQALLLPIFLWACDRYRADLKAVWEKCMALMANEEDSDDDSSLEGGMPPDLVLERSLDYSCGGEFVALDRVANYEFSLEGGLPQFYPMRPLQEDKMQYLQVPPTRRFSHDDADVWAAIPLPTFLPRWVSGEDLAALVLPAGPDRGHDSLLAFAEDAPPFRARRRSAESLLSLRPPALDGGQCRARDSPPSSPRRRSGPGARCASASLLPDAFALTAFEREPQALRRPPAPPLPFPSRASAAPDSAPPAEDAAPPGGAGSQPSPGPRPATHGHAGPLRTGLSASWGESGGLHAAGGGSSTSSFLSSPSESSGYVTLHSDSLGSAT